From Candidatus Hydrogenedens sp., the proteins below share one genomic window:
- a CDS encoding sugar phosphate isomerase/epimerase family protein, with protein sequence MKWIGVIVFTLLCLMSTIANSEEEFCPPVAVRLMSYGAYQESAWTHLPSIGVKYLFMAVPTADQVAEVMKKLNEHNLKVLVLRGEADITQDNCIQQLEDQFKVCSQMGVHYLFLSAKRKETPKEVVYERLRKAGDVAEKYDVTLVLETHPDLGTNGDVQIETMKAINHPRVRVNFDTANITYYNQNTDAVTELKKSVPYVATVEFKDHTGEYETWNFPPLGQGKVNFPEIVKILKEHHYNGPITIEFEGVKGVELNEQQIKDAIETSVKYVHSIGCFK encoded by the coding sequence ATGAAGTGGATAGGAGTGATAGTTTTTACTTTGTTATGTCTTATGTCAACAATTGCTAACAGTGAAGAAGAATTTTGTCCACCTGTGGCAGTACGTTTGATGAGTTATGGTGCATATCAAGAAAGTGCATGGACACACTTGCCTTCTATAGGGGTAAAATACTTATTCATGGCTGTTCCAACTGCTGACCAAGTTGCAGAAGTGATGAAAAAATTAAATGAGCATAACTTAAAGGTTTTGGTTCTTCGAGGTGAGGCTGATATAACACAAGATAACTGTATCCAGCAATTGGAAGACCAATTTAAAGTGTGTTCACAAATGGGTGTTCATTATCTTTTCCTTTCCGCTAAACGTAAAGAGACCCCAAAAGAGGTTGTATACGAACGATTACGCAAAGCAGGTGATGTGGCTGAGAAATATGATGTGACTTTAGTATTAGAAACGCATCCTGATTTAGGAACTAATGGTGATGTGCAGATTGAGACAATGAAAGCAATTAATCATCCACGGGTACGTGTAAACTTTGATACTGCAAATATTACCTATTACAATCAAAATACAGATGCAGTTACTGAATTAAAAAAGTCTGTCCCGTATGTCGCAACGGTTGAATTTAAAGACCATACGGGAGAGTATGAGACATGGAACTTCCCTCCACTTGGGCAGGGGAAAGTAAACTTTCCCGAAATTGTAAAAATCTTAAAAGAACATCATTATAATGGTCCCATCACTATTGAATTTGAGGGTGTAAAAGGGGTGGAACTAAATGAACAGCAAATTAAAGATGCAATAGAGACTTCCGTAAAATACGTGCATTCTATTGGTTGTTTTAAATAA